In a single window of the Allobranchiibius huperziae genome:
- the glgP gene encoding alpha-glucan family phosphorylase, producing the protein MKAIRRFHVRTVLPEPLAPLGDIASNLRWSWHSRTRNLFRDIDPQRWESVRHDPVALLASFSADELSQLAADTVLVERVHAAARSLERYLTAPSWYDDFAADQEAPRAIAYFSAEFGITHVLPQYSGGLGILAGDHLKSASDLGVPIVGLGLFYKTGYFSQSLSADGWQQETYPVHDADDLPLSLVREDDGTPARVTLDLPDDRTLHARIWRAQVGRVPLLLLDSDVDGNDDAGRELTSRLYGGGGEQRLRQEMLLGIGGVRATRIWSRLTGSPLPEVYHCNEGHAGFLGLERISELVTGEGLAFDDAVEAVRAGTVFTTHTPVPAGIDRFGKDQIERHLSTLPGVPVAKVLPLGSETYEGGDPAVFNMAVMGLRLAQRANGVSQLHGAVSRGMFDGLWPGFDDSEVPIASITNGVHAPTWVDPKVVELGQRFVGPELIRGEQAWEALGQVPVEEFWRVKRELREQLVQDARRRVRESWLLRGASSAELGWTDEILSPDVLTIGFARRVPTYKRLTLMLRHPARLRRMLLDPQRPIQLVIAGKSHPADETGKKLIQQMVQFADDPEIRHRIIFLPGYDIEMAQKLYPGCDVWLNNPLRPFEACGTSGMKAALNGGLNLSILDGWWDEWYDGHNGWAIPTADGVQDADRRDDLEANALYDLIENNVAATFYDRDDDGLPQRWLSMVSHTFTTLGPKVQATRMVKDYTQQLYAPAAQAARRRAQDGFAQARELAAYKQEAAAAFPHARVDHVDADGVSDSPQVGDQVHVRAYVALGGLRPEEVDVQVVHGRVSESDELSDVTTVPLSFVETEDGPDGSGRQVFAGDVTIQRTGSFGYTVRVLPRHEGLASPSELGLALNA; encoded by the coding sequence GTGAAGGCCATCCGACGTTTCCACGTCCGCACCGTGCTTCCCGAGCCGCTGGCTCCGCTGGGCGACATCGCCAGCAACCTGCGATGGTCGTGGCACAGCCGCACCAGGAACCTCTTCCGGGACATCGATCCGCAGCGGTGGGAGAGCGTGCGGCACGACCCGGTCGCGCTGCTGGCCTCGTTCTCTGCCGACGAGCTCTCCCAGCTCGCCGCCGACACCGTGCTGGTCGAGCGTGTCCACGCGGCCGCGCGCAGCCTGGAGCGTTATCTGACCGCTCCCTCCTGGTACGACGACTTCGCCGCCGACCAGGAGGCGCCGCGGGCCATCGCCTACTTCAGCGCCGAGTTCGGCATCACCCACGTGCTGCCGCAGTACTCCGGCGGTCTCGGCATCCTGGCCGGCGACCACCTGAAGTCCGCCTCCGACCTGGGCGTGCCGATCGTCGGACTCGGCCTCTTCTACAAGACCGGTTACTTCTCCCAGTCGCTGTCCGCCGACGGCTGGCAGCAGGAGACCTACCCCGTCCACGATGCGGACGATCTGCCGCTGTCCCTGGTGCGCGAGGACGACGGCACCCCCGCCCGGGTGACCCTCGACCTTCCGGACGACCGCACCCTGCACGCCCGGATCTGGCGGGCGCAGGTCGGACGCGTGCCCCTGCTGCTGCTCGACTCCGACGTCGACGGCAACGACGACGCTGGACGTGAGCTCACCAGCCGCCTTTACGGCGGCGGCGGTGAGCAGCGGTTGCGGCAGGAGATGCTGCTCGGCATCGGCGGCGTGCGCGCCACCCGCATCTGGTCGCGGCTCACCGGCAGCCCGCTGCCGGAGGTCTACCACTGCAACGAGGGACACGCGGGCTTCCTCGGCCTGGAGCGCATCAGCGAGCTGGTGACCGGCGAGGGCCTGGCGTTCGACGACGCCGTCGAGGCGGTACGAGCCGGCACCGTCTTCACCACGCACACTCCCGTCCCGGCCGGCATCGACCGCTTCGGCAAGGACCAGATCGAGCGGCACCTGAGCACCCTGCCCGGCGTACCCGTCGCCAAGGTGCTCCCGCTCGGATCCGAGACGTACGAAGGCGGCGACCCCGCCGTCTTCAACATGGCCGTGATGGGTCTGCGGCTCGCGCAGCGCGCCAACGGCGTCTCCCAGCTGCACGGCGCCGTCAGCCGCGGGATGTTCGACGGGTTGTGGCCCGGCTTCGACGACTCCGAGGTGCCGATCGCCAGCATCACCAACGGTGTCCACGCGCCGACATGGGTCGACCCGAAGGTCGTGGAGCTGGGGCAGCGCTTCGTCGGGCCGGAGCTGATCCGCGGCGAGCAGGCCTGGGAGGCGCTCGGGCAGGTGCCGGTGGAGGAGTTCTGGCGCGTCAAGCGCGAGCTGCGCGAGCAGCTGGTGCAGGACGCGCGCCGCAGGGTGCGCGAGTCGTGGCTGCTGCGCGGCGCCTCGTCGGCGGAGCTGGGCTGGACCGATGAGATCCTCAGCCCCGACGTGCTCACCATCGGCTTCGCGCGGCGGGTGCCGACCTACAAGCGCCTCACCCTCATGCTGCGCCACCCCGCGCGGCTGCGCCGGATGCTGCTGGACCCGCAGCGCCCCATCCAGCTGGTCATCGCGGGCAAGAGCCACCCGGCGGACGAGACCGGCAAGAAGCTGATCCAGCAGATGGTGCAGTTCGCCGACGACCCGGAGATCCGCCACCGCATCATCTTCCTGCCGGGCTACGACATAGAGATGGCCCAGAAGCTCTACCCCGGCTGCGACGTGTGGCTGAACAACCCGCTGCGCCCCTTCGAGGCGTGCGGTACGTCGGGCATGAAGGCCGCGCTCAACGGCGGGCTCAACCTCTCGATCCTCGACGGGTGGTGGGACGAGTGGTACGACGGGCACAACGGCTGGGCCATCCCCACCGCCGACGGGGTGCAGGACGCCGACCGCCGCGACGACCTCGAGGCCAACGCGCTCTACGACCTCATCGAGAACAACGTCGCCGCGACGTTCTACGACCGCGACGACGACGGTCTGCCGCAGCGGTGGCTCTCGATGGTGTCGCACACCTTCACCACACTCGGGCCGAAGGTGCAGGCGACCCGGATGGTCAAGGACTACACCCAGCAGCTCTACGCGCCGGCTGCGCAGGCCGCCCGGCGCCGCGCTCAGGACGGCTTCGCGCAGGCACGCGAGCTCGCGGCGTACAAGCAGGAAGCGGCGGCCGCCTTCCCGCACGCCCGGGTGGACCACGTCGACGCCGACGGGGTGTCCGACAGCCCGCAGGTGGGCGACCAGGTGCACGTGCGCGCCTACGTGGCCCTCGGCGGGTTGCGGCCGGAAGAGGTCGATGTGCAGGTCGTGCACGGGCGGGTGTCGGAGTCCGATGAGCTGAGCGACGTCACGACGGTGCCGCTGTCGTTCGTGGAGACCGAGGACGGGCCCGACGGCTCGGGCCGGCAGGTGTTCGCCGGTGACGTGACGATCCAGCGCACCGGGTCCTTCGGCTACACCGTGCGGGTGCTGCCGCGCCATGAGGGGCTCGCGAGCCCCAGCGAGCTCGGCCTGGCCCTCAACGCCTGA
- a CDS encoding alpha-1,4-glucan--maltose-1-phosphate maltosyltransferase has protein sequence MTDSPAISRRLPTATSAHSPAPPSPGAERAIGRIPVQDVSPVVDGGTLPTKSVVGEEFVVSATVFREGHDAVNATVVTTDPQGRVSHLPMTCINPGLDLWTATVSADREGRWSYRVEGWSDPYATWAHDAIIKVAAGVDVDLMLDEGVLVLQRALEKGSYDTESAAVLTAAVDGLQDTTADAGVRLSAGTGVDVRRVLAAQPLRESVSPGTTYPWLVERELALTGAWYEIFPRSEGCHQDEDGDWVSGTFATAAERLPAIAAMGFDVVYLTPVHPIGSTNRKGPNNSLHAGPKDPGSPYAIGAADGGHDALHADLGDWDDFDGFVTAAKRSGLEVALDLALQCSPDHPWVTEHPDFFTTRADGSIAYAENPPKKYQDIYPLNFDNDPDGIYAEVRRVVQVWIDHGVKIFRVDNPHTKPVEFWQWIIADVAREHPEVIWLAEAFTRPAMMHTLGKIGFQQSYTYYAWRNDPAELREYVESLATESAAYMRPSFWPTTHDILTPYMQYGGPNAWKLRAALAATLSPTYGIYAGYELVENVARPGAEEQLDNEKYQYKDRHWADFEPGGPREGQSLAPYLTRLNEIRREHPAFGWLRNITFHAVDDPQLLVFSKRRGDDVMIVVANCDPHATRESTVHLDMEALGLPAGSWFAAHECFTGATWHWGEHNYVRLGPEGEPVHIIHVRSA, from the coding sequence GTGACTGATTCGCCTGCCATCAGCCGTCGGCTTCCGACCGCGACCAGCGCACATTCGCCTGCTCCCCCGTCGCCCGGTGCCGAGCGCGCCATCGGCCGCATCCCCGTGCAGGACGTCTCCCCGGTGGTCGACGGAGGCACCCTCCCGACGAAGTCGGTCGTGGGCGAGGAGTTCGTCGTCTCCGCCACGGTCTTTCGCGAGGGTCACGACGCGGTGAACGCGACGGTGGTGACCACAGACCCGCAGGGCCGGGTCAGCCACCTGCCGATGACCTGCATCAACCCGGGTCTCGATCTGTGGACGGCCACGGTCAGCGCGGATCGGGAGGGCCGTTGGAGCTACCGGGTCGAGGGCTGGTCGGACCCCTACGCCACCTGGGCGCACGACGCGATCATCAAGGTCGCGGCCGGCGTCGACGTCGACCTGATGCTGGACGAGGGCGTGCTGGTCCTGCAGCGCGCGCTCGAGAAGGGTTCCTACGACACAGAATCCGCTGCCGTGCTCACTGCGGCTGTGGACGGCTTGCAGGACACCACGGCGGACGCCGGCGTGCGGCTGTCGGCGGGCACCGGCGTCGACGTACGCCGGGTGCTCGCGGCTCAGCCGCTGCGCGAGAGCGTGAGCCCCGGCACGACCTACCCCTGGCTGGTCGAGCGCGAACTGGCGCTGACCGGCGCGTGGTACGAGATCTTCCCCCGCTCCGAGGGGTGTCACCAGGACGAGGACGGCGACTGGGTCAGCGGCACCTTCGCGACCGCCGCCGAGCGGCTGCCCGCGATCGCGGCCATGGGCTTCGACGTCGTCTACCTCACGCCGGTGCACCCCATCGGCAGCACGAACCGCAAGGGTCCCAACAACAGCCTGCACGCCGGTCCGAAGGACCCCGGGTCGCCGTACGCGATCGGTGCCGCCGACGGCGGCCACGACGCGCTGCACGCCGACCTCGGCGACTGGGACGACTTCGACGGATTCGTCACCGCCGCGAAGCGATCCGGCCTGGAGGTGGCGCTCGACCTGGCCCTGCAGTGCTCGCCGGACCACCCGTGGGTCACCGAGCACCCGGACTTCTTCACCACGCGCGCCGACGGCAGCATCGCCTACGCGGAGAACCCTCCGAAGAAGTACCAGGACATCTACCCGCTCAACTTCGACAACGACCCCGACGGCATCTACGCCGAGGTGCGCCGCGTGGTGCAGGTGTGGATCGACCACGGCGTCAAGATCTTCCGGGTCGACAACCCGCACACCAAGCCGGTGGAGTTCTGGCAGTGGATCATCGCCGACGTCGCGCGTGAGCACCCCGAGGTGATCTGGCTGGCCGAGGCGTTCACCCGGCCGGCGATGATGCACACACTGGGCAAGATCGGCTTCCAGCAGAGCTACACCTACTACGCGTGGCGCAACGACCCCGCCGAGCTGCGGGAGTACGTCGAGTCCCTGGCGACCGAGTCCGCGGCGTACATGCGTCCCTCGTTCTGGCCCACGACGCACGACATCCTCACGCCGTACATGCAGTACGGCGGGCCGAACGCGTGGAAGCTGCGCGCCGCGCTGGCCGCGACGCTGTCGCCGACCTACGGCATCTACGCCGGCTACGAGCTGGTGGAGAACGTCGCACGCCCCGGCGCCGAGGAGCAGCTGGACAACGAGAAGTACCAGTACAAGGACCGGCACTGGGCCGATTTCGAGCCCGGGGGTCCACGCGAGGGCCAGTCGCTCGCGCCGTACCTGACGCGGCTCAACGAGATCCGCCGCGAGCATCCGGCGTTCGGGTGGCTGCGCAACATCACCTTCCACGCCGTGGACGACCCGCAGCTGCTGGTCTTCTCCAAGCGTCGCGGCGACGACGTCATGATCGTCGTGGCCAACTGCGACCCGCACGCCACCCGCGAGTCGACCGTGCACCTGGATATGGAGGCGCTCGGCCTCCCGGCAGGCAGCTGGTTCGCGGCGCACGAATGCTTCACCGGTGCGACCTGGCACTGGGGCGAGCACAACTACGTCCGACTCGGCCCCGAGGGCGAGCCGGTGCACATCATCCACGTGAGGAGCGCCTGA
- the treS gene encoding maltose alpha-D-glucosyltransferase — MSPQQFNLHQPGLRHDPHWYRKAVFYEVLVRAFGDSTGSGSGDFSGLINRLDYLQWLGVDCLWLPPFYASPLRDGGYDIADYKQVLPEFGTLPEFIELVSQAHARGIRIVTDLVMNHTSDQHPWFQASRSDPQGPFGDYYTWSDTDEKYADARIIFVDTEVSNWTFDPVRRQFFWHRFFSHQPDLNFENPAVKEEMFDIVRFWMDLGIDGFRLDAVPYLFIEEGHNGENHPRTHEYLADLREMVDTEYPGRVLLAEANQMPHEVVDYFGTEERPECHMCFHFPVMPRLYYALREEKATSIVKVLEETPAIPPGTQWGTFLRNHDELTLEMVTPEERSAMYGWYAPDTRMRANIGIRRRLSTLLDNSRAEIELIHALLLSLPGSPCLYYGDEIGMGDNIWLEDRDAVRTPMQWSPDRNAGFGTSDPGKLYLPVISSLVYHYNNVNVESAMGSSSSLLHWLREMLAIRSRYPVFGLGDFTICESDNDAVLTFTRCVSDEDAQENELEVRNVLCVSNLSSRPQAVTVHAGERFAGARMRDLFGGSWFPPLDETGTTTLTLGSRDFFWLRIQGADD, encoded by the coding sequence GTGAGTCCGCAGCAGTTCAACCTCCATCAGCCGGGGTTGCGCCACGATCCGCACTGGTACCGCAAGGCCGTCTTCTACGAGGTGCTCGTGCGCGCCTTCGGCGACTCCACCGGCAGCGGTTCGGGCGACTTCAGCGGTCTGATCAACCGGCTCGACTACCTGCAGTGGCTGGGGGTCGACTGCCTGTGGCTGCCGCCGTTCTACGCGTCCCCACTGCGCGACGGCGGTTACGACATCGCCGACTACAAGCAGGTGCTGCCGGAGTTCGGGACGCTGCCGGAGTTCATCGAGTTGGTCTCGCAGGCGCACGCCCGAGGCATCCGGATCGTGACCGACCTGGTGATGAACCACACCAGCGACCAGCACCCGTGGTTCCAGGCCTCCCGCAGCGACCCCCAGGGCCCGTTCGGCGACTACTACACGTGGTCGGACACGGATGAGAAGTACGCCGACGCGCGGATCATCTTCGTCGACACCGAGGTCTCCAACTGGACCTTCGACCCGGTCCGCCGGCAGTTCTTCTGGCACCGCTTCTTCTCCCACCAGCCGGACCTCAACTTCGAGAACCCGGCCGTGAAGGAGGAGATGTTCGACATCGTCCGCTTCTGGATGGATCTCGGCATCGACGGTTTCCGGCTGGACGCCGTGCCCTACCTGTTCATCGAGGAGGGGCACAACGGCGAGAACCACCCCCGGACGCACGAGTACCTGGCCGACCTGCGCGAGATGGTCGACACCGAGTACCCCGGGCGGGTGCTGCTGGCCGAGGCCAATCAGATGCCGCACGAGGTGGTCGACTACTTCGGCACCGAGGAACGCCCCGAGTGTCACATGTGCTTCCACTTCCCCGTCATGCCGCGGCTGTACTACGCGCTGCGCGAGGAGAAGGCCACCTCGATCGTGAAGGTGCTGGAGGAGACGCCCGCGATCCCGCCGGGCACCCAGTGGGGCACCTTCCTGCGCAACCACGACGAGCTGACGCTGGAGATGGTGACGCCGGAGGAGCGCTCGGCGATGTACGGCTGGTACGCCCCAGACACCCGGATGCGCGCCAACATCGGCATCCGCCGCCGGCTCTCCACGTTGCTGGACAACAGTCGCGCCGAGATCGAGCTGATCCACGCGCTGCTGCTGTCGCTGCCCGGATCGCCGTGCCTCTACTACGGCGACGAGATCGGGATGGGCGACAACATCTGGCTCGAGGACCGCGACGCCGTCCGCACGCCGATGCAGTGGTCGCCGGACCGCAACGCCGGCTTCGGCACGTCCGATCCGGGCAAGCTCTACCTGCCCGTCATCTCCAGCCTCGTCTACCACTACAACAACGTGAACGTGGAGTCGGCGATGGGCAGCTCGTCCTCGCTGCTGCACTGGCTGCGCGAGATGCTCGCGATCCGGTCGCGCTACCCGGTCTTCGGGCTCGGCGACTTCACCATCTGCGAGTCCGACAACGACGCGGTGCTCACCTTCACCCGCTGCGTGAGCGACGAGGACGCGCAGGAGAACGAGCTGGAGGTGCGCAACGTGCTCTGCGTCAGCAACCTGTCCAGCCGTCCGCAGGCGGTGACGGTCCACGCCGGCGAGCGGTTCGCGGGTGCGCGGATGCGCGACCTGTTCGGCGGCAGCTGGTTCCCGCCGCTCGACGAGACCGGCACCACCACGCTGACGCTCGGCTCGCGGGACTTCTTCTGGCTGCGCATTCAGGGCGCCGACGACTGA
- the glgB gene encoding 1,4-alpha-glucan branching protein GlgB, giving the protein MAIVYETTLQPSKLDLIAGWIGGQRWYTGKAHTPKLERLGFYRFDDPEGEVGIEVMVLADTGGAGDPVVYQVPVTWRAEPVAELEHALIGVTEHGTLGTRYGYDGCHDPVCAAALLECIVTGGAQASLEIHASDGAVRREQGSIRVQGSGSREITMPQIVRSRVLTGEQSNTSVIYEVTDADGASKSFILKVFRVLHDGENPDVVLQSALSRADSSQVPTMLGAIQATWPGVDGRQEQGHVAFAQEFLPGVQDAWREATAAAVADADFTRQARELGAATASVHTALATAFGVTDPSVADVARVTDGMRDRFSQACDRASELGAHIDRFRDLIAAARDARWPALQRIHGDYHLGQVLDVHDRGWVLLDFEGEPLRPLAERNEPDSPLRDVAGMLRSFDYAAGSAERETSEDRRAWAQATRDAFVQGYVAAGGLDLAAYGPILDAFEIDKASYEVEYEARNRPSWLAIPTTAILRLLADERQAAVPSTAAILPPPPVDVHEADALLMGVHSDPHSVLGGQTDARGPFVRALRPFAETVQVLLEDGTRVPLTHEYEGIWTGRLPVAQLPDYRLITTYEDGYEHVQDDPYRFLPTLGDIDLFLIGEGRHEQLWTVLGAHIRSYDGPLGQVTGTSFAVWAPNAKGVRVIGDFNFWNGEAHGMRQLGNSGVWELFVPGVGAGRSYKFKVCCADRVWRDRADPMARAAETAPATASVVTQTAYEWGDEKWLADRGSVDPHTRPMSVYEVHLGSWRQGLSYAEMAEDLVNYVRDLGFTHVEFMPVMEHPYPPSWGYHVTGYYAPNSRMGTPDDFRHLVDELHQAGIGVILDWVPGHFATDEWALAKFDGTALYEHPDPRKGWHKEWGSYVFDFGRPHVRNFLFANALYWLEEFHADGLRVDGVASMLYLDYSRDEGEWIPNIYGGRENLDAVKLLQETNATAYRRNPGTVMIAEESTSWPGVTQPTSADGLGFGFKWNMGWMHDSLDYMSHPPIYRKYHHGEMTFALVYAWSEQFVLPISHDEVVHGKGSLLRKMPGDRWEQLANLRAYVANMWSHPGKQLLFMGQEFAQEAEWADGRSLDWWLLEQPAHWGVHAMVKDLNRLYAAHPALWELDNEPRGFGWIDADDGDRNTFSYLRFGKSTDDVVAVVANFSGAEHTGVRIGLPHPGTWAEVLNTDAEGYGGGGRGNLGSVTAEPVPMHGQPFSAVMTLPPLAALWFVPEHDLTSDSAPAPTQQGA; this is encoded by the coding sequence ATGGCCATCGTGTACGAAACGACACTGCAGCCCTCCAAACTCGACCTGATCGCCGGATGGATCGGCGGGCAGCGCTGGTACACCGGCAAGGCACACACCCCGAAGCTCGAGCGCCTCGGCTTCTATCGCTTCGACGACCCCGAGGGCGAGGTCGGCATCGAGGTGATGGTGCTCGCCGACACGGGCGGCGCGGGCGACCCTGTCGTCTACCAGGTCCCGGTGACCTGGCGCGCCGAGCCGGTCGCCGAGCTGGAGCACGCGCTCATCGGCGTCACCGAGCACGGCACCCTCGGCACGCGCTACGGGTACGACGGGTGTCACGACCCGGTGTGCGCGGCCGCGCTGCTGGAGTGCATCGTCACCGGTGGCGCCCAGGCGTCGCTGGAGATCCACGCGAGCGACGGCGCCGTGCGGCGCGAGCAGGGGTCGATCCGCGTGCAGGGCAGCGGCAGCCGCGAGATCACCATGCCGCAGATCGTCCGCAGCCGGGTGCTGACCGGTGAACAGTCGAACACCTCCGTGATCTACGAGGTGACCGACGCCGACGGTGCGTCGAAGTCGTTCATCCTCAAGGTGTTCCGGGTGTTGCACGACGGCGAGAACCCGGACGTCGTCCTGCAGTCGGCGCTGTCGCGGGCGGACAGCTCGCAGGTGCCCACGATGCTGGGCGCGATCCAGGCCACCTGGCCCGGCGTCGACGGCCGGCAGGAGCAGGGTCACGTCGCGTTCGCCCAGGAGTTCCTACCGGGCGTGCAGGACGCCTGGCGCGAGGCGACCGCCGCGGCCGTGGCCGACGCCGACTTCACTCGTCAAGCGCGGGAGCTCGGCGCCGCGACCGCCTCCGTGCACACCGCGCTCGCCACGGCGTTCGGCGTCACCGACCCGAGCGTCGCCGACGTCGCCCGCGTCACCGACGGCATGCGGGACCGGTTCTCCCAGGCCTGCGATCGGGCGTCGGAGCTCGGCGCCCACATCGACCGCTTCCGCGACCTGATCGCCGCGGCCAGGGACGCGAGATGGCCCGCGCTGCAACGCATCCACGGCGACTACCACCTCGGTCAGGTGTTGGACGTCCACGATCGCGGCTGGGTGCTGCTGGACTTCGAGGGCGAGCCGCTGCGCCCGCTGGCCGAGCGCAACGAGCCGGACTCTCCGCTGCGGGACGTCGCCGGGATGCTGCGGTCCTTCGACTACGCCGCCGGGTCCGCCGAGCGTGAGACCAGCGAGGACCGCCGCGCCTGGGCGCAGGCCACGCGGGACGCGTTCGTGCAGGGGTACGTCGCCGCAGGCGGACTGGACCTCGCGGCGTACGGCCCGATCCTCGACGCGTTCGAGATCGACAAGGCCAGTTACGAGGTCGAGTACGAGGCACGCAACCGGCCGTCCTGGCTGGCCATTCCGACCACCGCGATCCTTCGGCTCCTCGCCGACGAAAGGCAGGCCGCCGTGCCCAGCACCGCCGCTATCCTCCCGCCCCCGCCCGTGGACGTTCACGAGGCCGACGCCCTGCTGATGGGCGTGCACAGCGACCCGCACAGCGTCCTCGGCGGTCAGACCGACGCCCGCGGCCCGTTCGTCCGGGCGCTGCGTCCCTTCGCGGAGACGGTGCAGGTGCTGCTCGAGGACGGCACCCGCGTGCCGTTGACCCATGAGTACGAAGGCATCTGGACCGGTCGCCTGCCCGTCGCGCAGCTGCCGGACTACCGGCTGATCACGACGTACGAGGACGGCTACGAGCACGTCCAGGACGATCCCTACCGCTTCCTGCCCACGCTCGGGGACATCGACCTCTTCCTCATCGGCGAGGGGCGCCACGAGCAGTTGTGGACCGTGCTCGGCGCCCACATCCGCTCCTACGACGGCCCGCTCGGCCAGGTGACCGGCACGTCGTTCGCCGTCTGGGCACCGAACGCCAAGGGCGTGCGTGTCATCGGCGACTTCAACTTCTGGAACGGCGAGGCGCACGGCATGCGCCAGCTCGGCAACTCCGGGGTGTGGGAGCTGTTCGTGCCGGGTGTCGGCGCGGGCAGGAGTTACAAGTTCAAGGTCTGCTGCGCCGACCGGGTGTGGCGTGACCGCGCCGACCCGATGGCTCGCGCCGCGGAGACGGCCCCGGCGACCGCGTCCGTGGTGACGCAGACGGCGTACGAATGGGGCGACGAGAAGTGGCTGGCAGACCGCGGCTCGGTCGACCCGCACACCCGGCCGATGAGCGTCTACGAGGTGCACCTGGGCTCCTGGCGCCAGGGGCTCAGCTACGCCGAGATGGCCGAGGACCTGGTCAACTACGTGCGCGACCTGGGCTTCACGCACGTGGAGTTCATGCCGGTCATGGAGCACCCCTACCCGCCGAGCTGGGGCTATCACGTGACGGGCTACTACGCCCCGAACTCACGGATGGGCACCCCCGACGACTTCCGCCACCTGGTCGACGAACTGCACCAGGCCGGCATCGGCGTCATCCTCGACTGGGTGCCCGGGCACTTCGCGACCGACGAGTGGGCGCTGGCCAAGTTCGACGGCACGGCGCTCTACGAGCACCCCGACCCGCGCAAGGGCTGGCACAAGGAATGGGGCTCCTACGTCTTCGATTTCGGCCGCCCGCACGTGCGCAACTTCCTCTTCGCCAACGCGCTCTACTGGCTCGAGGAGTTCCACGCCGACGGCCTGCGGGTCGACGGCGTCGCCTCGATGCTCTACCTGGACTACTCGCGCGACGAGGGCGAGTGGATCCCGAACATCTACGGCGGCCGGGAGAACCTCGACGCGGTCAAGCTGCTGCAGGAGACCAACGCCACGGCGTACCGACGCAACCCCGGCACCGTGATGATCGCCGAGGAGTCGACGTCCTGGCCGGGTGTCACCCAGCCCACCAGCGCCGACGGGCTCGGCTTCGGCTTCAAATGGAATATGGGCTGGATGCACGACTCGCTGGACTACATGTCCCACCCGCCCATCTACCGCAAGTACCACCACGGCGAGATGACCTTCGCGCTCGTCTACGCGTGGAGCGAGCAGTTCGTGCTGCCCATCAGCCACGACGAGGTCGTGCACGGCAAGGGCTCGCTGCTGCGCAAGATGCCCGGCGACCGCTGGGAACAGCTGGCCAACCTGCGCGCGTACGTCGCGAACATGTGGTCCCACCCGGGCAAGCAGCTGCTCTTCATGGGCCAGGAGTTCGCGCAGGAGGCCGAGTGGGCCGACGGCCGCAGCCTGGACTGGTGGCTGCTCGAACAGCCCGCGCACTGGGGTGTGCACGCCATGGTCAAGGACCTCAACCGGTTGTACGCCGCGCACCCCGCGCTGTGGGAGCTGGACAACGAGCCGCGCGGCTTCGGCTGGATCGATGCCGATGACGGTGATCGGAACACGTTCTCCTACCTGCGGTTCGGCAAGTCCACCGACGACGTCGTAGCGGTCGTGGCGAACTTCAGCGGCGCCGAGCACACCGGCGTACGCATCGGCCTGCCGCACCCGGGCACCTGGGCCGAGGTGCTCAACACCGACGCCGAGGGGTACGGCGGCGGGGGCCGCGGCAACCTCGGCAGCGTGACCGCCGAGCCGGTCCCGATGCACGGCCAGCCCTTCTCGGCGGTCATGACGCTGCCACCCCTGGCGGCTTTGTGGTTCGTGCCGGAGCATGACCTCACGTCCGATTCCGCACCTGCACCGACGCAGCAAGGAGCATGA